One window of Populus nigra chromosome 5, ddPopNigr1.1, whole genome shotgun sequence genomic DNA carries:
- the LOC133693212 gene encoding heavy metal-associated isoprenylated plant protein 24-like isoform X1, whose product MGVAGTLEYFSDLLSNVKKGKKRKQMQTVALKVRMDCEGCERKIKSVLSGVKGVKSVDVDMKQQKVTVTGYAEPKKVLKAAQSTKKKVEMWPYVPYTLVANPYVSQAYDKKAPANHVRAVPVTATISETTMDDNYTNMFSDENPNACSIM is encoded by the exons ATGGGAGTTGCAGGAACTTTGGAGTACTTCTCTGATTTACTAAGCAATGTCAAGAAGGGCAAGAAAAGGAAGCAAATGCAAACTGTAGCACTCAAAGTCAGGATGGACTGCGAGGGCTGTGAACGTAAGATCAAGAGTGTCCTCTCCGGAGTTAAAG GTGTTAAATCTGTGGACGTCGACATGAAGCAACAAAAGGTGACTGTGACTGGTTACGCAGAGCCAAAGAAAGTGTTGAAGGCAGCTCAATCGACAAAGAAGAAGGTGGAGATGTGGCCTTATGTGCCATACACTTTAGTGGCAAACCCCTATGTTTCACAGGCTTATGACAAGAAAGCACCTGCTAATCATGTCAGAGCCGTTCCGGTCACCGCCACCATCAGCGAGACCACCATGGACGACAACTACACCAACATGTTTAGTGATGAGAACCCCAATGCCTGTTCCATCATGTAG
- the LOC133693212 gene encoding heavy metal-associated isoprenylated plant protein 24-like isoform X2 yields the protein MQTVALKVRMDCEGCERKIKSVLSGVKGVKSVDVDMKQQKVTVTGYAEPKKVLKAAQSTKKKVEMWPYVPYTLVANPYVSQAYDKKAPANHVRAVPVTATISETTMDDNYTNMFSDENPNACSIM from the exons ATGCAAACTGTAGCACTCAAAGTCAGGATGGACTGCGAGGGCTGTGAACGTAAGATCAAGAGTGTCCTCTCCGGAGTTAAAG GTGTTAAATCTGTGGACGTCGACATGAAGCAACAAAAGGTGACTGTGACTGGTTACGCAGAGCCAAAGAAAGTGTTGAAGGCAGCTCAATCGACAAAGAAGAAGGTGGAGATGTGGCCTTATGTGCCATACACTTTAGTGGCAAACCCCTATGTTTCACAGGCTTATGACAAGAAAGCACCTGCTAATCATGTCAGAGCCGTTCCGGTCACCGCCACCATCAGCGAGACCACCATGGACGACAACTACACCAACATGTTTAGTGATGAGAACCCCAATGCCTGTTCCATCATGTAG
- the LOC133694341 gene encoding uncharacterized protein LOC133694341 yields MARFRFTVNEKRSTGASQQQEQEQQQKEGHQRQQQAHSESDNNTCLRRPMLPPVLALPAFEDSNSEDNGEELQEERNRLIQRYSGGELQFLIDWLILYLILDP; encoded by the exons ATGGCTAGATTTAGGTTCACCGTTAATGAGAAGAGAAGCACGGGAGCTTCTCAACAACAGGAGCAAGAGCAGCAGCAAAAGGAGGGACATCAGCGGCAGCAGCAAGCACACAGCGAATCTGACAACAATACGTGTTTGAGACGCCCTATGCTTCCTCCTGTTCTTGCCTTGCCTGCATTTGAAGACAGTAACAG CGAAGATAATGGAGAAGAATTGCAAGAG GAAAGGAACCGACTCATTCAACGATATTCTGGCGGGGAGCTACAATTCCTCATTGACTGGTTAATTCTCTATTTAATTCTCGATCCATAg
- the LOC133694174 gene encoding uncharacterized protein LOC133694174: MGGAEEEKQANEMPKSNPITQAQFLLWKRQKEADSSARKAEAARKREEDIAAGTVQMNGRELFLHEPWVFDNTQY, encoded by the exons atgggcGGCGCAGAAGAAGAGAAGCAAGCAAACGAGATGCCAAAGTCTAATCCAATAACACAGGCCCAGTTCCTCCTCTGGAAACGCCAAAAG gaaGCAGATTCCTCAGCTAGAAAAGCTGAAGCTGCTAGGAAACGTGAAGAAGATATAGCTGCAGGAACAGTACAAATGAATGGCCGGGAACTCTTCTTGCACGAACCTTGGGTGTTTGATAACACTCAGTATTGA